In bacterium, the following proteins share a genomic window:
- a CDS encoding ABC transporter ATP-binding protein, producing VLFGRAGRGRVGSGCDAEDRDAAERALELLGLADARRRLYRSLSGGERRKVQLARLVAQRAPLTLLDEPTAGLDIEWQERLTQLVAQLHAEMGGAIVMVTHDVDRLPSCCDRALLLGRGLAAACGRPEEVFTAEALGGVFGCPMYVAHRHGRFFAHALGVAEER from the coding sequence CGTCCTCTTCGGCCGCGCGGGGCGCGGGCGCGTGGGGAGCGGCTGCGACGCCGAGGACCGCGACGCGGCGGAGCGGGCGCTGGAGCTGCTCGGCCTCGCCGACGCGCGGCGCCGGCTCTATCGCTCGCTCTCCGGCGGGGAGCGGCGGAAGGTGCAGCTCGCGCGCCTCGTCGCGCAGCGCGCGCCGCTGACGCTGCTCGACGAGCCGACGGCGGGGCTCGACATCGAGTGGCAGGAGCGCCTGACGCAACTGGTCGCGCAGCTCCACGCGGAGATGGGCGGGGCGATCGTGATGGTCACGCACGACGTCGATCGCCTGCCGAGCTGCTGCGACCGCGCGCTGCTCCTCGGGCGCGGACTGGCGGCGGCCTGCGGCCGGCCGGAGGAGGTCTTCACGGCGGAGGCGCTCGGCGGCGTGTTCGGCTGCCCGATGTACGTCGCCCATCGCCACGGCCGCTTCTTCGCCCACGCGCTCGGCGTCGCGGAGGAACGATGA